Proteins encoded within one genomic window of Triticum aestivum cultivar Chinese Spring chromosome 2D, IWGSC CS RefSeq v2.1, whole genome shotgun sequence:
- the LOC123048298 gene encoding ethylene-responsive transcription factor 1B-like — MDNHGDMCYYSGGGMGAAADPSCSSTSLSSIDSFLSDLSGGEMIDEEIRSQPKRPAASAFIGVRARPWGRFAAEIRDSTRGGARVWLGTFATAEAAAMAYNKAALSSRGAATALDFPLERVQESLQALGTTMTGIGGSPVLALKWRHSKRRRRSKAEIAKDAATCVRRSKVIAKQQQFIVELEDIGVDYLDELLRITCNTT; from the coding sequence ATGGACAACCACGGTGATATGTGCTACTacagcggcggcggcatgggcgccgCGGCCGACCCCTCCTGCTCCTCCACCTCCTTGTCGTCCATTGACTCGTTTCTATCCGACTTGAGCGGCGGCGAGATGATCGACGAGGAAATAAGGAGTCAGCCCAAGAGGCCAGCAGCCTCGGCGTTCATCGGCGTGCGCGCGCGGCCGTGGGGACGGTTTGCGGCGGAGATCCGGGACTCgacgcggggcggcgcgcgggtgtggttgggcacGTTTGCCACGGCCGAGGCCGCCGCCATGGCCTACAACAAGGCGGCGCTCTCGTCACGGGGCGCGGCCACGGCGCTCGATTTCCCTCTGGAGCGCGTCCAGGAGTCGCTCCAGGCACTTGGCACTACCATGACAGGCATAGGCGGATCGCCCGTGCTGGCGCTCAAATGGCGCCACTCCAAGAGAAGAAGGCGCAGCAAGGCCGAGATAGCGAAAGACGCGGCGACATGCGTGAGGAGGAGCAAGGTCATAGCCAAGCAGCAGCAGTTCATCGTGGAGCTGGAGGACATCGGCGTCGACTACCTGGATGAGCTTCTCAGGATCACGTGTAACACTACTTAG
- the LOC123055504 gene encoding ethylene-response factor C3-like, with the protein RLLLNHGDMYYCAGCTDPSCSSISSLDSFPSHDLSSDEMAETRLKNSAGLAAGAGAAPASWNHFQAGRMGAAANSNPSSSSSSSLSSWDSFPSDMSSGETVGAETSPWPKKRAASAAPSYIGVRARPWGRFAAEIRDSTRGGARVWLGTFGTAEAAAMAYDQAALSSRGTATALNFPMERVQESLHALGATSTGMDGSPVLALKRRHSKRRRRSKVEIANDAATARMRKNKTMAMQEGPVVELEDLGADYLDELLRITWGTAYQ; encoded by the coding sequence CGGCTGCTCCTCAATCACGGCGATATGTACTACTGCGCCGGCTGCACCGACCCCTCCTGCTCCTCAATCTCATCGCTGGACTCGTTTCCATCCCACGACTTGAGCAGCGATGAGATGGCTGAAACAAGGCTGAAGAACTCAGCAGGCTTGGCCGCCGGGGCCGGCGCCGCTCCAGCTTCTTGGAATCATTTCCAGGCCGGACGCATGGGCGCCGCTGCTAATAGTAATCCCtcctccagctcctcctcctccttatcGTCCTGGGACTCGTTTCCCTCCGACATGAGCAGCGGCGAGACGGTTGGCGCGGAAACGAGTCCTTGGCCCAAGAAGCGAGCAGCGTCAGCTGCGCCGTCGTACATCGGCGTGCGCGCGCGGCCGTGGGGTCGGTTCGCGGCGGAGATCCGGGACTCgacgcggggcggcgcgcgggtctGGCTGGGCACCTTCGGCACCGCCGAGGCCGCCGCCATGGCCTACGACCAGGCGGCGCTCTCCTCGCGAGGCACGGCCACCGCACTCAACTTCCCTATGGAGCGCGTCCAGGAGTCGCTCCATGCCCTGGGGGCCACGTCCACTGGCATGGACGGATCGCCCGTTCTGGCGCTCAAACGGCGCCACTCCAAGAGAAGAAGGCGCAGCAAGGTCGAGATAGCGAACGACGCGGCGACGGCGAGGATGAGGAAGAACAAGACGATGGCCATGCAGGAGGGTCCCGTCGTGGAGCTGGAGGACCTCGGCGCCGACTACCTGGACGAGCTTCTTAGGATTACGTGGGGTACAGCTTACCAATAA